TAACTAACTCTACATTTAAAGCTACCAACTTGTCTGAATATTCGATAAGTTTTAGATCGCAATATCCTTGGGGAAGTTTGCCCACATTTCTTTTCTGGTTGTAGAGAGATCTTCTTCAGTGAGGTTAATATCTATATTTGCCCATAAGCCTTTTATACTTTTACTTGGGGTTTTAGAAGCTGTTTTGGCTTGCAAAAATTCAGCAAATTCTAATAGTGCTTGCTGTTTTTCAGGTGATAAGGTTTTGATGACTGCGATTAATGTTTCTTCAATTTTAGGTAGTGTTTGCATAGTTTTGCAGTTTTTAAATTACTTTTTGCTGGGAGGTTTAGTTTTGTCTTGAATCAACAATGGCAATCGTTTGTAAGTCTCAATCATGAGAGTTAGGAAGTTTGATTCATTTAGTTCTCCATCCATCCGAAGTTGAAATGCACCAATGACTCCTAAAGCTATAATTGCAGCTATGAGAAGAATAGGAATAATGTACCAAGGTATATAAGCACTTATGACAGCAAATGCTACTGAAACAACAACAAGAGCAAACAAATAAAATGAGCCTGACATCCAAGGATTTTGCTTATGTCTTGGTGATTTTGGTAGGTCTGGATTTTTGAAATCATTCTCTACAGCGCTATAAATATTCCCCTTCAAATGACATACCCTAGTTAGATAAGGGGCGGCTGCCGTTTCCTCAAATGAAATTAATCCTTCACTAGACAAATCTTTGAAATTACCTTGAGCTAACTTTACTTTATCAAGATTTGGATTTCCCCTATAGTTGGAACTCTCAATTTTAATTTCTAATCCATCTAATCCATTAAACCAAAAAATTGTAAATTCCTTATCTAAATTTCCATCTTTAACATTTTGGACTAGCCATTTTGCAAGCTCTTTTTGATCATTTGTTAAATTATACATTTCAAATTTCTCCTTAAAAATAAACTACTTATCTTAGTTCTGAAGAGCAAGACTGACTTTTAGAGCATTGAGCTTACTATTATGCTCAACAACCTTATCATACTGCAACCGCCCAACCACAATCCCCGCATGAATCCCAAGCCTCTCAGCAAAATCAATCACCTCCTCACGCGATCGCAAAGTATATAACTCCACATCATATTCTGATGGAAT
This genomic stretch from Pseudanabaena galeata CCNP1313 harbors:
- a CDS encoding DUF2281 domain-containing protein, producing the protein MQTLPKIEETLIAVIKTLSPEKQQALLEFAEFLQAKTASKTPSKSIKGLWANIDINLTEEDLSTTRKEMWANFPKDIAI